In Amaranthus tricolor cultivar Red isolate AtriRed21 chromosome 3, ASM2621246v1, whole genome shotgun sequence, a single window of DNA contains:
- the LOC130808999 gene encoding protein SHI RELATED SEQUENCE 1-like, protein MAGFFSLDSNTNTDNSYLWHHHHHHHQPPLNLSISAVDFQGGNDITRSEDNSNNLMMMMRMSSSSSGGSISCQDCGNQAKKDCVYMRCRTCCKSRGFDCATHVRSTWVPASVRRERHQKLVQHLQHQQEQDQEQMGIGASSKRRRDHTSSLVCTQLPATDTNTNTTTSFSGPMEVGNFPAELSYPATFRCVKVSSIDDSEDEYAYQTAVNIGGHVFKGILYDQGPGDHHDHPQPGDAGGSGGGESSSVGGNLTMGPTISTSGTLFEMPISSSSPVVGYLDPSSYYPLPVNAYLPPGTPFFPYPRP, encoded by the exons ATGGCTGGATTTTTCTCTTTAGATAGTAATACAAACACTGATAATTCTTACCTAtggcatcatcatcatcatcatcatcaaccacCTCTTAATCTTTCAATCTCAGCCGTTGATTTTCAAGGTGGAAATGATATCACAAGATCTGAAGATAATAGCAATAatctaatgatgatgatgaggatgagTAGTAGTAGCAGTGGTGGGAGTATTAGTTGCCAAGATTGTGGGAACCAAGCTAAGAAAGACTGTGTTTATATGAGATGTAGAACTTGTTGTAAAAGTAGAGGGTTTGATTGTGCTACCCATGTGAGAAGCACGTGGGTTCCGGCGTCTGTTCGCCGCGAACGCCATCAGAAACTAGTTCAACATTTACAACATCAACAAGAACAAGATCAAGAACAAATGGGGATTGGGGCAAGTTCAAAAAGGAGAAGGGATCATACATCTTCTTTGGTTTGTACCCAATTACCTGCCACtgatactaatactaatactactacCTCATTTTCAG GACCTATGGAAGTAGGGAATTTTCCGGCGGAATTGAGTTATCCAGCAACATTCCGGTGTGTAAAGGTGAGCTCAATCGACGATAGTGAAGATGAATACGCATATCAGACGGCTGTGAACATAGGAGGGCATGTTTTCAAAGGGATATTATATGATCAAGGCCCTGGTGATCATCATGATCATCCTCAACCAGGAGATGCTGGTGGAAGTGGTGGTGGAGAAAGCTCCTCTGTTGGTGGTAACCTTACAATGGGTCCCACTATTTCTACGAGTGGGACCCTTTTTGAGATGCCAATATCATCTTCTTCACCGGTTGTTGGGTATTTAGACCCTTCGTCTTACTACCCTCTTCCAGTCAATGCTTACCTTCCTCCCGGTACGCCGTTCTTCCCATACCCAAGAccttaa